The DNA region GGTGTTTGACCATTTTGGCTGATGGTAATTGCAGCGGCAATCACTGGGGTTAGTTCATGTGACATAGTGGTTGAAAACCTCACTCATTAGTCTAAAAAGTCATAGCAAGAATGATATTAAATATAACATATTGAAAATAAACAATAAAAATATTGGTCTGTAATTTGCCTGTTATGAGGTTCGTGGATGAAATATTAACTGATACCAAGGAGAATAAATGAATAAAGCATTATTACCCCTGCTGGGGCTTGCCAGCTTAGGCTTAAGTGCTTGTGTGGTCAATGTGGGCGGCGATGAAGACTGGCATGATGATAGTTCATGGAAAGCACTGCAACATAAGAATCAGCAGTTGATTTCACAATTAACACTCGGGATGTCTCAACAAAAAGTACAAGAGATTATGGGTCCGGCAGAGTTTAGCGAAGCCTTTATGGCCCATGGCGATGCAGTACAGGTATTGTACTACCGCACTCGACATGTACACAGTGATGGCAAGACCACAAAAGATGAGTGTACGCCGCTCATTTTCAAGCAACAGCAGCTGCTCGGCTGGGGGACAAAGCGTACGAACAGCTTTAAAGCTTAGCGTCGTAGTGATGTATCCAAGTGATCGATCACTTCCGCCCATTGGGCATCGGCATCCAAAGACTCTCTTAAAAAGGCGCTTTGTGCTGGTGTCCAGAATGGGGCATCCTCCAGCCGGACGCTTTGGG from Shewanella dokdonensis includes:
- a CDS encoding DUF3192 domain-containing protein, whose product is MNKALLPLLGLASLGLSACVVNVGGDEDWHDDSSWKALQHKNQQLISQLTLGMSQQKVQEIMGPAEFSEAFMAHGDAVQVLYYRTRHVHSDGKTTKDECTPLIFKQQQLLGWGTKRTNSFKA